The genomic stretch TGGTACTACTTGGTGGATTATGCTTTTTAACTTTGTATAAACTGTTTGGATATATGAGTAATTATTCTTTAATGGAAAAATGCGTTTTAGGTGCAATTGTAATAACTGCACTTGAATTTGTGGTTGGTTGTATAGTTAACTTAACTTTTCATATGAATGTGTGGAATTACAGCAGAATGCCACTTAATCTGTCAGGTCAGATTTGTATTCTTTATAGCACATTGTGGGGTTTCCTCTGTATTCCAATCAACTTTATTGCAAATAAAATTAGGAAAGTTGCAGAGTCCTGAATTTTTTTATCTATGCATAAATGTATTTTATTTTAAAATAATAAAAATCCACAAAAGAGAAATGCTGAGGCATAATGCCTCAGCATTCCATAGGAAGTAGGTATATGAATAAAAACTAAAACTTGTACTTTATTTTGTGACAGTATAATTAGCACCAAAGTTGTCATCAACATAAGTTGTGCCGTTTACTGTGTATTCAATTCTGTACTGTAGTGAATTAGCATCAACAGGAACAGAATAGTACCATACTTCAACAGAGCCATCTACATAACCCTTTGAAGATGAATAATATTCAGCATTAACAGTATTAGTTGTTTTCCAGTTGTCAGTAGAGTAAACTACCTTTACATCCTTTTCATAGCCAAGATTTTTTAGCTGAACTGCACCGGAAAAATTATTGTCTATATCTATAAAAGAATAGTAGCTTTTAGCTCCACCACAACCAAAATCATAGAAAGATGGTGCGTGATAACCGGAATATACTTTGTAGTTATTACCGTCATTGTTGTCCCAATATGTGTTGCCGTTTACTTCATACTTAATAGCAAACTGAACAGTTACAGGTAAATCACCACCCGGTCTTGCAATACCCGGTGTTGTAAATGACCAAGCCTCATAGTTACCGTGAGTAGGCTTGTAGTA from Ruminococcus bovis encodes the following:
- a CDS encoding putative ABC transporter permease, with the translated sequence MSIKWDMVVFLIGGVTYAMIEIMWRGNTHWTMVLLGGLCFLTLYKLFGYMSNYSLMEKCVLGAIVITALEFVVGCIVNLTFHMNVWNYSRMPLNLSGQICILYSTLWGFLCIPINFIANKIRKVAES
- a CDS encoding carbohydrate-binding protein, translated to MTKKRLIPFAVVLVMLFSIFSAIPSVGATSTTPVKLIYATPNGVDGIGASGYIEVENIAYEKNVTVHYSYNGIDWYDCSAQYYKPTHGNYEAWSFTTPGIARPGGDLPVTVQFAIKYEVNGNTYWDNNDGNNYKVYSGYHAPSFYDFGCGGAKSYYSFIDIDNNFSGAVQLKNLGYEKDVKVVYSTDNWKTTNTVNAEYYSSSKGYVDGSVEVWYYSVPVDANSLQYRIEYTVNGTTYVDDNFGANYTVTK